ATTTATATCAGTAATTAATGTTGGTGAACTCTATTATGGTGCATATAAGTCAAGTAGAAGTGAACAGAATATGCAGATCATTTCAGGTTTTCTTTGTGATCAGAAAGGGAATTAATATTCCTGAAAATGATTTGTGGATAGCAGCAACTGCCATAGCCAATAATTTGAAACTTGCTACGTTTGATCATCACTTTACTCATATTGATGGACTGGAAGTTGTATATTAATATTTAGCCATTCGTTATTCTTTCAGTTCTTGATAAGGTTATATGCATCAATAAACTTATCCAAATCAGTTATACTATTATTTCATATATGCTCATCACATGCTCATTATATACTTGCTTTTAATATATAATATTTATTAATAAAAGAATGTTAACACCTTGTAACATATTGAAATTTGCGATTGGTTTGTATTAACATAGTAACATAGTAAATGGAATTGTCAATGAACAAAAGGGATGTGGAATTTGGTAAATTTATAAGAGATAATTTTACATATAAAGCTATTGTAAAGTACTATACCGGAATATTTAAACAATGCCCTGTTAATACAATAGGTTTTAAAGACATTCTGACTGAGTTTTTCGATCAGGGATATACTCTTGATATGGCATGCGACATTCTTGTTTTGAATGAAGATGGGTGCAAATTACCGCCTCCGGAATTTACAAAAGCAGTATTGCCTTTGCTTCCGGCTCAACAAGACACTTATACTAATAA
This region of Bacillota bacterium genomic DNA includes:
- a CDS encoding PIN domain-containing protein; translation: MSGSLIDMNVIIKFLNGDEKALKILNEADGIFISVINVGELYYGAYKSSRSEQNMQIISGFLCDQKGN
- a CDS encoding PIN domain-containing protein, coding for MIRKGINIPENDLWIAATAIANNLKLATFDHHFTHIDGLEVVY